One Hippoglossus stenolepis isolate QCI-W04-F060 chromosome 22, HSTE1.2, whole genome shotgun sequence DNA segment encodes these proteins:
- the arl1 gene encoding ADP-ribosylation factor-like protein 1, with amino-acid sequence MGGFFSNLFSGLFGTREMRILILGLDGAGKTTILYRLQVGEVVTTIPTIGFNVETVTYKNLRFQVWDLGGQTSIRPYWRCYYSNTDAVIYVVDSNDRDRMGISKSELVAMLEEEELKKAILVVFANKQDMDGSMTPTEVANSLGLPALKDRKWQIFKTSATKGVGLDEAMEWLVDSLKSRQ; translated from the exons ATGG gtGGTTTCTTCTCTAATCTCTTCTCAGGCCTTTTTGGCACCAGGGAGATGAGGATTCTGATCCTTGGTTTGGACGGTGCAGGAAAAACCACCATCCTGTATCGGCTACAGGTTGGAGAGGTGGTCACCACCATCCCCA CAATCGGCTTCAACGTCGAgacagtcacatacaagaacCTGAGGTTCCAGGTGTGGGATCTGGGAGGACAGACTAGTATCAG GCCCTACTGGCGATGTTATTACTCAAACACAGACGCGGTCATCTACGTCGTGGACAGCAACGACCGCGACAGGATGGGCATATCCAAGTCTGAGCTGGTGGCCATGTTAGAG gaggaggagctgaagaaagCGATCCTGGTGGTGTTTGCCAACAAGCAGGACATGGATGGGTCGATGACACCCACCGAGGTGGCGAACTCTCTTGGCCTCCCCGCCCTCAAAGACAGAAAGTGGCAGATCTTCAAGACCTCGGCCACAAAGGGCGTAGGCCTGGATGAGGCAATGGAATG GTTGGTGGATTCCCTGAAGAGCCGGCAGTAA
- the LOC118101395 gene encoding DENN domain-containing protein 11, translating to MVERSDRAPLLDWEEVPCAEKPGGASPAPAKERLASPSNSRASPGCSAPVFGWSSGPGGPAPCRSVSGSDGCGTPPTTSGAPAGRDEGLQPDEDGCLSDSEPGELSLEDRMVKWEEKDQIVSVFVVAFNTRSGNMLEWCLPKDMDLEGVEFKAIASGSHRVTTDFIYFRKGHYFGLACFANMAVESTVERGARMKSVGILSPSYTLLYRYMSFLEHQVRLQLQTPGHYSPLEAFYEDKRALLPPSGDAVVTACPAIAWGAALNHSMHPEMKITHPAGCMSQFIRFFGEQIMVLWKLALLRRRILIFSPPPVGVVCYRVYGCCCLANISIPGVSTAVPEFRPFFYVNVADISALENELSYVACTTEKIFEEKKDLYDVYVDNQNVKTYREGLKPLLRLSTADREKYRKLTEQRQMLLYSQEENGDCVSSEEDLFILFFLEQNNRIFQTLSEVAGSPDPTLTQESVRAMGLDPHGDRLFLLHLLEIYGYDTLLVSEQLCCS from the exons ATGGTGGAGCGGTCGGACCGAGCCCCGCTGCTGGACTGGGAGGAGGTTCCGTGCGCGGAGAAGCCCGGCGGCGCGTCGCCGGCTCCCGCCAAGGAGCGACTGGCGAGCCCCTCCAACAGCCGCGCCAGCCCGGGATGCTCCGCGCCGGTGTTTGGGTGGAGCAGCGGTCCGGGGGGTCCCGCTCCCTGCAGGTCCGTCTCCGGCTCAGACGGCTGCGGCACCCCGCCCACGACCTCCGGCGCCCCAGCGGGCAGGGATGAGGGGCTGCAACCCGACGAGGACGGGTGTCTGTCGGACTCGGAACCCGGGGAGCTGTCGCTGGAGGACAGGATGGTGAAATGGGAGGAGAAGGACCAGATTGTGTCGGTTTTTGTGGTCGCGTTCAACACCAGATCAG GAAACATGCTGGAGTGGTGTCTGCCCAAAGACATGGACCTGGAGGGAGTGGAGTTCAAGGCCATCGCCAGCGGCTCCCACCGAGTCACCACAGACTTTAt ATACTTCCGGAAGGGCCACTACTTCGGCCTGGCCTGCTTTGCCAACATGGCGGTGGAGAGCACGGTGGAGAGGGGGGCGAGGATGAAGTCGGTGGGGATCCTGTCTCCTTCCTACACGCTGCTCTACCGCTACATGAGCTTCCTGGAGCACCAGGTCAG GCTCCAACTCCAGACCCCAGGCCACTACTCCCCTCTAGAGGCCTTTTATGAGGACAAGAGAGCACTCCTGCCCCCTAGTGGAGATGCTGTTGTTACTGCATGTCCAGCCATTGCCTGGGGAGCTGCACTCAACCACAGTATGCACCCTGAGATGAAG ATCACCCACCCCGCAGGCTGCATGTCCCAGTTCATCCGCTTCTTTGGCGAGCAGATCATGGTGCTGTGGAAACTGGCTCTCCTCCGCAGACGCATCCTcatcttctcccctcctcccgTGGGAGTGGTCTGCTACAGGG tGTACGGCTGCTGTTGCCTGGCGAACATCTCCATCCCTGGGGTCAGCACGGCCGTGCCCGAGTTCCGCCCCTTCTTCTACGTTAACGTGGCCGACATCAGCGCCCTGGAGAACGAGCTCTCCTATGTAGCAT GTACGACTGAGAAGATCTTTGAGGAGAAGAAGGATCTCTATGACGTGTATGTAGACAATCAGAATGTAAAAACCTACAGAGAAGGCCTGAAGCCTCTGCTCCGCCTCAGCACCGCAGATCGGGAGAAATATCGCAAGCTCACAGAGCAGAG gcagatGTTGCTGTACTCCCAGGAGGAGAATGGAGACTGTGTGTCCAGTGAAGAGGATCTCTTTATTCT GTTCTTCCTGGAGCAGAACAACCGAATTTTCCAGACCCTGAGCGAGGTGGCAGGAAGCCCCGACCCCACCCTGACCCAGGAGAGTGTGAGGGCCATGGGTCTGGATCCTCACGGAGACAGGCTcttcctgctccacctgctggaGATCTACGGCTACGACACCCTGCTGGTATCGGAacaactctgctgcagctga